A DNA window from Salvelinus sp. IW2-2015 linkage group LG4q.1:29, ASM291031v2, whole genome shotgun sequence contains the following coding sequences:
- the cdkn1cb gene encoding cyclin-dependent kinase inhibitor 1B: MSNVQLSSSALERLAARRTFPLHARTGVCRNLFGPVDHDELNREMKSKMWEISERDQRRWNFNFDADVPLSGDYEWEETPVDTIPVFYQDSVQVGRNRIVIPVNLKQCVDFIPLDVSPLCEDRLTNSESSTPCPTEVNQENWAMKQNSGKITRKPAPCVRSKRTATTDTTTTAHITDFYVKRKRTTTETKLSESTCQHPSSPIPVEQTPRKRIR, encoded by the exons ATGTCCAACGTCCAGCTATCAAGCAGCGCCCTGGAGAGGTTGGCCGCACGGAGGACCTTTCCTCTCCACGCACGCACAGGCGTCTGCCGTAACCTTTTTGGACCGGTGGACCACGACGAACTGAACCGGGAGATGAAATCCAAGATGTGGGAGATTTCTGAGAGGGACCAGCGGAGATGGAACTTTAATTTCGACGCCGACGTGCCACTGTCTGGGGACTACGAGTGGGAGGAAACCCCGGTAGATACGATTCCAGTCTTCTACCAGGACTCTGTACAGGTCGGGAGGAACAGGATTGTAATACCAGTCAATCTGAAGCAATGCGTGGACTTTATCCCACTGGATGTATCGCCTCTTTGCGAGGACCGTTTGACCAACTCTGAAAGTAGCACTCCCTGTCCCACCGAAGTCAACCAGGAGAACTGGGCAATGAAGCAGAACTCGGGGAAGATTACCCGCAAACCAGCCCCGTGCGTTCGAAGCAAAAGAACGGCTACTACTGATACAACGACCACGGCACATATTACAG ACTTCTACGTGAAACGTAAAAGGACGACGACCGAGACGAAGCTGAGTGAAAGCACTTGCCAGCATCCTTCGTCTCCCATTCCTGTAGAACAAACTCCACGCAAGAGAATTCGTTGA